One genomic region from Microcella humidisoli encodes:
- a CDS encoding DUF4032 domain-containing protein, with protein sequence MSASLSITSAVTDPALLDLPWQLPLELWPDDAIASLPKGISRHLVRFVHMSDFVVAVKETTEEMARREYDMLRTLQRLDIPCVEPVAVITGRVSAEGEELMPVLVTRHLRFSLPYRALYSQTLRPDTATRLVDALALLLVRLHIIGFFWGDVSLSNTLFRRDAGAFAAYLVDAETGQLYEGGLSNGQRENDLEIARVNIAGELLDLEAGGRLDESVDAIETSNGIIEAYRSLWKELTGWESFDRSERWRINQRVERLNDLGFDIEELAITTDGESTEVRIRPKVVDAGHHTRRLLRLTGIDAEENQARRLLNDLDSYAASNYPDREADEEVVAHEWLARVFEPVVRAVPKDLRGKLETPELFHQLLEHRWYRSQDEGRAIPLAEALSSYIDTVLRHRRDEATMIAPPTETISLPALDTSEIEIVEGDDAPAGSWRDKI encoded by the coding sequence ATGAGCGCATCGCTCTCGATCACCTCGGCCGTCACCGATCCGGCGCTGCTCGACCTGCCGTGGCAGCTGCCGCTCGAGCTCTGGCCCGACGACGCGATCGCGTCGCTGCCGAAGGGCATCTCGCGACACCTCGTGCGATTCGTGCACATGAGCGACTTCGTCGTCGCCGTGAAGGAGACGACGGAAGAGATGGCGCGGCGCGAGTACGACATGCTGCGCACGCTGCAGCGACTCGATATCCCGTGCGTCGAGCCCGTCGCCGTCATCACCGGGCGGGTGAGCGCGGAAGGCGAAGAGCTCATGCCCGTGCTCGTCACGCGCCACCTGCGCTTCTCGCTGCCGTACCGCGCGCTCTACTCGCAGACCCTGCGCCCCGACACGGCGACGCGGCTCGTCGACGCCCTCGCCCTGCTGCTCGTGCGCCTGCACATCATCGGCTTCTTCTGGGGCGACGTCTCGCTCTCGAACACGCTCTTCCGCCGCGACGCCGGCGCCTTCGCCGCCTACCTCGTCGACGCCGAGACGGGCCAGCTCTACGAGGGCGGCCTGTCGAACGGCCAGCGCGAGAACGACCTCGAGATCGCGCGGGTCAACATCGCCGGCGAGCTGCTCGACCTGGAGGCGGGCGGTCGCCTTGACGAGAGCGTCGACGCGATCGAGACGAGCAACGGCATCATCGAGGCCTACCGCTCGCTCTGGAAGGAGCTCACCGGCTGGGAGTCGTTCGACCGATCGGAGCGCTGGCGCATCAACCAGCGCGTCGAGCGCCTCAACGACCTCGGCTTCGACATCGAGGAACTGGCGATCACGACCGACGGCGAGAGCACCGAGGTGCGCATCCGCCCCAAGGTCGTGGATGCGGGCCATCACACGCGGCGCCTGCTGCGGCTGACCGGCATCGATGCGGAGGAGAACCAGGCGCGCCGCCTGCTCAACGACCTCGATTCGTACGCGGCATCCAACTACCCCGATCGGGAGGCGGACGAGGAGGTCGTCGCCCACGAGTGGCTCGCGCGCGTGTTCGAGCCCGTCGTGCGCGCGGTGCCGAAAGATCTGCGCGGCAAGCTCGAGACGCCCGAGCTGTTCCACCAGCTGCTCGAGCACCGCTGGTACCGCTCGCAAGACGAGGGTCGTGCGATTCCGCTCGCCGAGGCGCTCAGCTCGTACATCGACACGGTGCTGCGGCACCGCCGCGACGAGGCGACGATGATCGCCCCGCCGACCGAGACGATCTCGCTACCCGCGCTCGACACGAGCGAGATCGAGATCGTGGAGGGCGACGACGCCCCGGCGGGAAGCTGGCGCGACAAGATCTGA
- a CDS encoding Ig-like domain-containing protein, with protein MAISALSGWMISAGAVALSGVAGASIALSGVLAPPQPLDPGIGGVIQSTAAHACVDGPVVSELFAGDRVLVVAQSDDADWVAVRNPQRLGELLWVPISVIVLDDGEAAAVSVAPVGGQCASVTIVADPTPAAADPGAADPGAVEPPVDGSGGAAPPAPPAPARDTAAPRISSVTSQHPIVACDAGYTYPTASVITIAATDNVGVTAVRATWSGAYSGQATATRSGAVWVFTFDATGPGTQGPVQFAITAVDAAGNVSAPAGLTVPVDCLI; from the coding sequence ATGGCGATCAGTGCGCTCAGCGGGTGGATGATCTCGGCGGGTGCCGTGGCGCTGTCGGGCGTGGCCGGAGCGAGCATCGCACTCTCGGGCGTTCTTGCACCGCCCCAACCGCTCGACCCGGGAATCGGCGGGGTGATCCAGTCGACGGCCGCTCATGCGTGCGTCGATGGCCCCGTGGTCAGCGAGCTGTTCGCGGGCGACCGGGTGCTCGTGGTCGCCCAGAGCGACGACGCTGACTGGGTGGCCGTGCGCAACCCGCAGCGTCTCGGCGAGCTGCTCTGGGTGCCGATCAGCGTGATCGTGCTCGATGACGGCGAGGCCGCCGCCGTGAGTGTCGCACCCGTCGGCGGGCAATGCGCCTCGGTGACGATCGTGGCGGACCCGACGCCAGCCGCCGCCGATCCGGGCGCTGCCGATCCGGGCGCTGTCGAGCCACCGGTCGACGGCTCCGGCGGGGCGGCACCTCCCGCGCCGCCGGCCCCGGCACGCGACACCGCGGCCCCCAGGATCTCCAGTGTCACCTCGCAGCATCCGATCGTCGCGTGCGACGCCGGGTACACCTACCCCACGGCATCGGTGATCACGATCGCCGCCACTGACAATGTCGGCGTCACTGCTGTTCGGGCGACGTGGAGCGGCGCCTACTCCGGCCAGGCGACCGCGACCCGGTCGGGCGCGGTGTGGGTCTTCACCTTCGACGCGACCGGCCCCGGCACGCAGGGACCCGTTCAATTCGCGATCACGGCGGTCGATGCTGCGGGCAACGTGAGTGCGCCCGCTGGGTTGACCGTTCCCGTCGACTGCCTCATCTAA
- a CDS encoding NAD(P)(+) transhydrogenase (Re/Si-specific) subunit beta: MIVLSPEWTAVLYLVAAVCFILALKGLSSPKSARRGNLIGAFGALLAMVVVFLSTELDNMLLILGVIALGTVIAVPASRMVKMTQMPQLVALFNGVGGGAAALVALLELPLVADELGAVIAVAFTVLVGAVSFSGSAITFAKLQELMPTRPIVFPGAPIVISLVALGSLASAVWLVLTADPTAAYVLLALGTALGVLVVLPVGGADVPIVISLLNAFTGLTVAASGLVLGNTLLLVAGTLVGASGTILTRAMASAMGRSVTGTLFGAFRGGSTAGSTAQSDRPVRSSSAEDVAILLGYAQRVIVVPGYGLAVAQAQHTMAELATTLEAKGIEVVFGIHPVAGRMPGHMNVLLAEANVPYEVLAEMDEVNPQFKNCDVALVVGANDVVNPAAKTSPGSPIYGMPILDVASARQVVFLKRSMRPGFAGIENDLLYEPQTTLLFGDAKDSLTKVLTAVKNL, encoded by the coding sequence GTGATCGTGCTCAGCCCCGAGTGGACCGCCGTGCTGTACCTGGTCGCGGCCGTCTGCTTCATCCTCGCCCTCAAGGGCCTCAGCTCGCCGAAGTCGGCCCGCCGCGGCAACCTGATCGGCGCGTTCGGTGCGCTGCTGGCCATGGTCGTCGTGTTCCTCTCGACCGAGCTCGACAACATGCTGCTGATCCTCGGCGTCATCGCCCTGGGCACCGTCATCGCGGTGCCCGCCTCGCGCATGGTCAAGATGACCCAGATGCCGCAGCTCGTCGCCCTCTTCAACGGCGTCGGAGGCGGTGCCGCGGCGCTCGTCGCACTGCTCGAACTGCCCCTCGTCGCGGACGAGCTCGGCGCGGTCATCGCCGTCGCCTTCACGGTGCTCGTCGGAGCGGTCTCGTTCTCGGGATCGGCGATCACCTTCGCCAAGCTGCAAGAGCTCATGCCGACTCGACCGATCGTCTTCCCGGGCGCCCCGATCGTCATCTCGCTCGTCGCGCTCGGCTCGCTCGCGAGCGCCGTCTGGCTCGTGCTGACGGCCGACCCGACCGCGGCCTACGTGCTGCTCGCCCTCGGCACCGCGCTCGGCGTGCTCGTCGTGCTGCCGGTCGGCGGCGCCGACGTGCCGATCGTCATCTCGCTGCTCAACGCCTTCACGGGCCTGACGGTGGCCGCATCGGGCCTCGTGCTCGGCAACACGCTGCTGCTCGTCGCGGGCACCCTGGTGGGAGCATCCGGCACCATTCTCACGCGGGCCATGGCCTCGGCCATGGGCCGTAGCGTGACCGGCACGCTCTTCGGGGCGTTCCGCGGCGGCTCGACCGCGGGTTCGACCGCGCAGAGCGACCGCCCCGTGCGCAGCTCGAGCGCGGAGGACGTCGCCATCCTGCTCGGCTACGCCCAGCGCGTCATCGTCGTGCCGGGCTACGGGCTCGCCGTCGCGCAAGCGCAGCACACCATGGCGGAGCTCGCGACGACGCTCGAGGCGAAGGGCATCGAGGTCGTCTTCGGCATCCACCCCGTCGCCGGCCGCATGCCCGGGCACATGAACGTGCTCCTCGCCGAGGCGAACGTGCCCTACGAGGTGCTCGCCGAGATGGACGAGGTGAACCCGCAGTTCAAGAACTGCGACGTCGCCCTGGTCGTGGGGGCGAACGACGTGGTGAACCCGGCCGCGAAGACGAGCCCCGGCTCGCCCATCTACGGCATGCCCATCCTCGACGTGGCCTCGGCGCGCCAGGTGGTCTTCCTCAAGCGCTCGATGCGCCCCGGCTTCGCGGGCATCGAGAACGACCTGCTCTACGAGCCCCAGACGACGCTGCTGTTCGGCGACGCGAAGGACTCGCTCACGAAGGTGCTGACGGCCGTCAAGAACCTGTAG
- a CDS encoding NAD(P) transhydrogenase subunit alpha: MDAITLLTFFVLSVFVGFEVVSKVSSTLHTPLMSGANAIHGIILVGAVIVAGQAESIPVLVVALIAVLLATVNLVGGFVVTDRMLEMFGGRTPAAKVREESK, encoded by the coding sequence ATGGACGCCATCACCCTGCTGACCTTCTTCGTGCTCTCCGTGTTCGTCGGCTTCGAGGTCGTCTCGAAGGTGTCGAGCACGCTGCACACGCCCCTGATGTCGGGGGCCAATGCCATCCACGGCATCATCCTCGTCGGCGCCGTCATCGTCGCTGGGCAGGCGGAGAGCATCCCGGTGCTCGTCGTGGCCCTCATCGCGGTGCTGCTCGCGACCGTCAACCTGGTCGGCGGCTTCGTCGTCACCGACCGCATGCTCGAGATGTTCGGCGGCCGCACGCCCGCCGCGAAGGTTCGCGAGGAGTCGAAGTGA
- a CDS encoding Re/Si-specific NAD(P)(+) transhydrogenase subunit alpha encodes MKIAIRREPIEGERRVAATPAAVAQYVAAGYAVTVQKGAGVAAGYADAAYVEAGAALAASIPLSKVDVVVHVRPLDAETIGKLPKGAITIGFASPASELDGVAALAARGVTAFSLELIPRISRAQSMDALTSQALVAGYRCVLEGAMRFPRFLPLFMTAAGTIPPARVLVLGAGVAGLQAIATAKRLGAKVSAYDVRSASADEVQSMGGTFIHLDLDAAADAAGGYAKELAADRADRQRELLAPHVAEADLIVTTAAIPGRPAPRLITASMVQGMAPGSIIVDLAAETGGNVEGAKPGEDVLVPVTGGAVTIVGMKDAASTMPFDASRLLGQNIANLVALMTREGGVLAPDFDDEVVAGACLTHEGAVRHEPTAAAIADRKGDK; translated from the coding sequence ATGAAGATCGCCATCCGGCGTGAGCCGATCGAGGGGGAGCGGCGCGTCGCCGCAACGCCGGCGGCCGTCGCTCAGTACGTCGCCGCGGGGTACGCGGTGACCGTGCAGAAGGGCGCGGGGGTCGCTGCTGGCTACGCCGATGCCGCTTACGTCGAGGCGGGGGCCGCGCTTGCGGCGAGCATCCCGCTGTCGAAGGTCGACGTCGTGGTGCACGTTCGCCCGCTCGATGCCGAGACGATCGGGAAGCTGCCGAAGGGCGCCATCACGATCGGGTTCGCCTCGCCCGCGAGCGAGCTCGACGGTGTCGCGGCGCTCGCCGCGCGCGGCGTCACGGCGTTCTCGCTCGAGCTCATCCCGCGCATCTCGCGCGCCCAGTCGATGGACGCCCTCACGTCGCAGGCCCTCGTCGCCGGCTACCGCTGCGTGCTCGAGGGCGCCATGCGGTTTCCGCGATTCCTCCCCTTGTTCATGACCGCGGCCGGCACCATCCCGCCCGCGCGCGTGCTCGTGCTCGGGGCGGGCGTCGCCGGTCTGCAGGCCATCGCGACGGCCAAGCGACTCGGCGCCAAGGTGTCGGCCTACGACGTGCGCTCGGCCTCGGCCGATGAGGTGCAGTCGATGGGCGGCACGTTCATCCACCTCGACCTCGACGCCGCGGCCGATGCCGCCGGTGGCTACGCGAAAGAGCTCGCCGCCGATCGTGCCGACCGGCAGCGCGAACTGCTCGCGCCCCACGTCGCCGAGGCCGACCTCATCGTGACGACCGCCGCCATCCCCGGCCGCCCGGCACCGCGCCTCATCACCGCGAGCATGGTGCAGGGCATGGCCCCCGGGTCGATCATCGTCGATCTCGCCGCCGAGACGGGCGGCAACGTCGAGGGCGCGAAGCCGGGGGAGGACGTTCTCGTGCCCGTCACCGGTGGCGCCGTCACGATCGTCGGCATGAAGGATGCCGCGTCGACGATGCCCTTCGACGCCTCACGCCTGCTCGGCCAGAACATCGCCAATCTCGTCGCGCTCATGACGCGCGAGGGCGGCGTCCTCGCGCCCGACTTCGACGACGAGGTCGTCGCGGGCGCGTGCCTCACGCACGAGGGGGCGGTGCGGCACGAGCCCACTGCCGCCGCCATCGCCGACCGGAAGGGCGACAAGTAA
- a CDS encoding dihydrolipoamide acetyltransferase family protein encodes MATTIRMPEVLANVTEAAVQKWLVAPGDAVAVGQPFAEIETEKAVVEYMAETAGTVLQLLINEGDAVDVGAPIAIVGEAGEVAPASPAAAPSAASDGGSVVVPPSDAAAGPAAAAAPAAAPVPAPAAPPADSGARRFVSPLVRRLAREKGLSLDGVVGSGPGGRIVRRDVQALLATSSASTPAASTPAASAPAAAAPAAASATAPAGLEPELIPTSRMRKTIARRLTESKSTVPHFYLTADCRVDRLLELRREINAIDGVKISVNDLVVKAVAAAFVDVPEANTTWTDEGMLRHRTADIAIAVSLDDGLVTPVVRGVESLSVTALSAAIGDLATRARSGGLKQHEIEGGSFAVSNLGMFGTPAFSAIINPPQAGILAVGAARQAPVVVDGALAVGTIMTVTLSADHRVLDGALAARWLAAFVARIENPVSILA; translated from the coding sequence ATGGCGACGACGATCCGCATGCCCGAGGTGCTCGCCAACGTCACTGAGGCGGCTGTGCAGAAGTGGCTCGTCGCCCCCGGCGATGCCGTCGCCGTCGGCCAGCCCTTCGCCGAGATCGAGACCGAGAAAGCTGTTGTCGAGTACATGGCCGAGACGGCCGGTACCGTGCTGCAGCTGCTCATCAATGAGGGCGACGCCGTCGACGTCGGCGCGCCCATCGCCATCGTGGGAGAGGCAGGGGAGGTGGCCCCTGCCTCTCCCGCGGCAGCACCGTCTGCCGCATCCGACGGGGGTTCTGTGGTGGTGCCCCCGTCGGATGCGGCGGCGGGTCCTGCCGCCGCGGCCGCTCCGGCCGCTGCGCCTGTTCCGGCGCCCGCCGCCCCGCCTGCCGACTCCGGCGCTCGCCGGTTCGTGAGCCCGCTCGTGCGCCGACTGGCGCGCGAGAAGGGCCTGAGCCTCGACGGCGTCGTCGGCTCGGGACCGGGCGGCCGCATCGTGCGGCGCGACGTGCAGGCGCTGCTCGCGACCAGCTCGGCCAGCACCCCCGCGGCCAGCACCCCGGCGGCCAGCGCTCCGGCAGCCGCGGCCCCCGCCGCCGCGTCCGCCACGGCCCCCGCGGGCCTCGAGCCCGAGCTCATCCCGACCTCGCGCATGCGCAAGACGATCGCCCGCCGCCTGACCGAGAGCAAGAGCACGGTTCCGCACTTCTACCTCACGGCCGACTGCCGCGTCGATCGCCTGCTCGAGCTGCGGCGCGAGATCAACGCGATCGACGGCGTCAAGATCTCGGTCAACGACCTCGTCGTCAAGGCGGTCGCCGCGGCGTTCGTCGACGTTCCTGAGGCCAACACGACGTGGACCGACGAGGGCATGCTGCGCCACCGCACGGCCGACATCGCGATCGCGGTCTCGCTCGACGACGGCCTCGTGACCCCCGTCGTGCGCGGCGTCGAGTCGCTCAGCGTCACGGCCCTCTCGGCCGCGATCGGCGACCTCGCGACGCGCGCCCGCAGCGGCGGTCTCAAGCAGCACGAGATCGAGGGCGGCAGCTTCGCCGTCTCGAATCTCGGCATGTTCGGCACGCCCGCCTTCAGCGCGATCATCAACCCGCCGCAGGCCGGCATCCTCGCGGTCGGTGCCGCACGGCAGGCTCCGGTGGTGGTCGACGGCGCGCTCGCCGTGGGCACGATCATGACCGTGACGCTCTCCGCCGATCATCGGGTGCTGGATGGCGCGCTCGCCGCGCGCTGGCTCGCCGCCTTCGTCGCCCGCATCGAGAACCCGGTCTCGATCCTCGCCTGA
- a CDS encoding alpha-ketoacid dehydrogenase subunit alpha/beta, with the protein MAKQRRLQTEVPWVEITTTPADWKAADPGLLATMLGQLHLIRAFEERVLDLAAEGLVHGPAHSSIGQEGGAVGSIVALRSSDAVNGSHRGHHQFLAKALTHVATDGLTLDALVTADIQTVLQRTLAEILGLAQGYCRGRGGSMHLQWFEAGALGTNAIVGGGAPMATGNAWAQKHAGTTDLTINYFGDGAAQIGSVLESMNLAAAWKLPVAFFIENNLYAVSTHIDEAVADTRLSVRGQGFGIPSWRVDGMDPLAVHLAMQEAAEVMRSGAGPVVIEAEVYRFFHQNGPYPGSAFGYRTKEEEQEWKKRDPLDRVAAEMIKLGLIDQAVVDSVRAQAIAAMDAATAELLEADPEKQGRRRIRPELWPDTAFVNVGVRGDASELDALRVLDPSRSDAAREEIKFVDAVAAVMERRMSEDERIVIMGEDIHRLKGGTNGATKGLSAAYPERVLGTPISENAFMGLGGGLALDGRYRPVVEFMYPDFMWVAADQVFNQVGKARHMFGGDNPVPLVLRTKVAMGSGYGSQHLMDPAGIFATSPGWRIVAPSSAADYVGLMNAALALQDPVLVIEHVDLYAEKDEIIAGDLDYIIPPGTAAVRREGSAVTVISYLSMVKHSLEAIDQTGVDAELIDLRWLDRASIDWATIEASVKKTNAVLIVEQGAQGTSYGAWLADEIQRRYFDWLDQPVQRVTGQESSPSISRVLERAAIARTEEVVTALQAIVANGAGA; encoded by the coding sequence ATGGCGAAACAGCGACGTTTGCAGACCGAGGTTCCGTGGGTCGAGATCACGACCACGCCCGCCGACTGGAAGGCGGCCGACCCCGGCCTGCTCGCCACGATGCTCGGGCAACTGCACCTCATCCGCGCCTTCGAAGAGCGCGTGCTCGACCTCGCGGCCGAGGGCCTCGTGCACGGCCCCGCCCACTCGTCGATCGGTCAGGAGGGCGGCGCGGTCGGATCGATCGTGGCCCTGCGCTCGAGCGACGCCGTCAACGGCTCGCACCGCGGCCACCACCAGTTCCTCGCGAAGGCGCTCACGCACGTCGCGACCGACGGCCTCACGCTCGACGCTCTCGTCACCGCCGACATCCAGACCGTGCTGCAGCGCACCCTCGCCGAGATCCTCGGCCTCGCCCAGGGCTACTGCCGCGGTCGCGGCGGCTCGATGCACTTGCAGTGGTTCGAGGCGGGCGCGCTCGGCACCAACGCCATCGTCGGCGGTGGCGCCCCCATGGCCACGGGCAATGCCTGGGCTCAGAAGCACGCCGGCACGACCGACCTCACGATCAACTACTTCGGCGACGGCGCCGCGCAGATCGGCTCGGTGCTCGAGTCGATGAACCTCGCGGCGGCCTGGAAGCTGCCCGTGGCCTTCTTCATCGAGAACAACCTCTACGCCGTCTCGACCCACATCGACGAGGCCGTGGCCGACACGCGCCTCTCGGTGCGGGGCCAGGGCTTCGGCATCCCCTCGTGGCGCGTCGACGGCATGGACCCGCTCGCCGTGCACCTCGCGATGCAGGAGGCGGCCGAGGTCATGCGCTCGGGCGCGGGCCCCGTCGTCATCGAGGCCGAGGTCTACCGCTTCTTCCACCAGAACGGCCCCTACCCCGGCAGCGCCTTCGGCTACCGCACGAAGGAGGAGGAGCAGGAGTGGAAGAAGCGCGACCCGCTCGACCGGGTCGCCGCCGAGATGATCAAGCTCGGCCTCATCGACCAGGCCGTCGTCGACAGCGTGCGCGCCCAGGCGATCGCGGCGATGGATGCGGCCACCGCCGAACTGCTCGAGGCCGACCCCGAGAAGCAGGGTCGCCGGCGGATCCGCCCCGAGCTCTGGCCCGACACCGCGTTCGTCAACGTGGGCGTGCGCGGGGACGCGAGCGAGCTGGACGCCCTGCGCGTGCTCGACCCGAGTCGATCCGACGCCGCTCGCGAGGAGATCAAGTTCGTCGACGCCGTCGCCGCGGTGATGGAGCGCCGGATGAGCGAGGACGAGCGCATCGTGATCATGGGCGAGGACATCCACCGCCTCAAGGGCGGCACGAACGGCGCGACCAAGGGTCTCAGCGCGGCGTACCCCGAGCGCGTGCTCGGCACGCCCATCAGCGAGAACGCGTTCATGGGCCTCGGGGGTGGGCTGGCGCTCGACGGCCGCTACCGCCCCGTCGTCGAGTTCATGTACCCCGACTTCATGTGGGTCGCCGCCGACCAGGTGTTCAACCAGGTGGGCAAGGCGCGGCACATGTTCGGCGGCGACAACCCCGTGCCGCTCGTGCTGCGCACGAAGGTCGCGATGGGCTCGGGCTACGGTTCGCAGCACCTCATGGACCCGGCGGGCATCTTCGCCACGAGCCCCGGCTGGCGCATCGTCGCCCCCTCCTCGGCGGCCGACTACGTCGGGCTCATGAACGCCGCGCTCGCCCTGCAGGACCCGGTGCTCGTGATCGAGCACGTCGACCTGTACGCCGAGAAGGACGAGATCATCGCGGGCGACCTCGACTACATCATCCCGCCCGGAACCGCGGCCGTGCGCCGCGAGGGCTCGGCTGTCACCGTCATCAGCTACCTGTCGATGGTGAAGCACAGCCTCGAGGCGATCGACCAGACCGGTGTCGACGCCGAGCTCATCGACCTGCGCTGGCTCGACCGCGCGTCGATCGACTGGGCGACCATCGAGGCGAGCGTCAAGAAGACGAACGCCGTGCTGATCGTCGAGCAGGGAGCCCAGGGCACGAGTTATGGCGCGTGGCTGGCCGACGAGATCCAGCGCCGGTACTTCGACTGGCTCGACCAGCCGGTGCAGCGCGTGACGGGGCAGGAATCGTCGCCCTCGATCTCGCGCGTGCTCGAGCGGGCGGCCATCGCGCGCACGGAAGAGGTCGTCACCGCACTGCAGGCGATCGTCGCGAACGGGGCAGGTGCCTGA
- a CDS encoding VOC family protein gives MALPGLRGTEHIGFTVPDLDEAHRFFVDVIGCEYVYSLGPFERDDDWMQEHLNVHPRSVMRELRFYRCGHGPNFEVFQWEPADGHAPQPRNSDIGGHHLAFYVDDLDAGVAHLLEHGIRVLGEPTASRNASEGQRWVYFLSPWGMQFELVSFPAGKAYERDADVVLWHPARPAE, from the coding sequence ATGGCACTGCCAGGGCTACGCGGCACCGAGCACATCGGCTTCACGGTGCCCGACCTCGACGAGGCGCACCGCTTCTTTGTCGACGTCATCGGCTGCGAGTACGTCTACTCGCTCGGTCCCTTCGAACGCGACGACGACTGGATGCAGGAGCACCTCAACGTGCACCCCCGCTCGGTCATGCGTGAACTGCGCTTCTACCGCTGCGGGCACGGGCCGAACTTCGAGGTCTTCCAGTGGGAGCCCGCCGACGGGCACGCGCCGCAACCGCGCAACAGCGACATCGGCGGCCACCACCTGGCGTTCTACGTCGACGACCTCGATGCGGGCGTCGCGCACCTGCTCGAGCACGGCATCCGCGTGCTCGGCGAGCCGACCGCCAGCCGCAATGCGAGCGAGGGCCAGCGCTGGGTCTACTTCCTCAGCCCCTGGGGCATGCAGTTCGAGCTCGTGAGCTTCCCCGCGGGCAAGGCCTACGAGCGCGACGCCGACGTGGTGCTCTGGCACCCCGCGCGTCCGGCAGAGTAA
- a CDS encoding GntR family transcriptional regulator, whose product MTPPREHGAAAAHVADRIREAIIRGEYPPGARIRQEELALESGASRVPVREALRMLEAEGLVTLVANTGAWVSSLSLGECQEIYRVRERVEPLLLRMSGPSLDEPTLQRLDELAAQMADSDDSETFLELDRSFHLLTYTGTQTVVLTELVHRLWNRTQAYRRVYTGLMDARARRTVHDEHRLIVGALRDHDIDAAESLLAGHIRRTRRQLASHPEVFAAREESS is encoded by the coding sequence GTGACCCCGCCCCGCGAGCACGGCGCCGCCGCCGCCCACGTCGCCGACCGCATTCGCGAGGCGATCATCCGCGGCGAGTACCCGCCCGGCGCGCGCATCCGGCAGGAGGAGCTCGCCCTCGAGTCGGGCGCCAGCCGCGTTCCCGTGCGTGAGGCCCTGCGCATGCTCGAGGCCGAAGGGCTCGTGACCCTCGTGGCCAACACGGGCGCGTGGGTGTCGTCGCTGAGCCTCGGCGAGTGCCAGGAGATCTACCGCGTGCGCGAGCGCGTCGAGCCCCTGCTGCTGCGCATGAGCGGCCCGAGCCTCGACGAGCCGACGCTGCAGCGGCTCGACGAGCTCGCCGCGCAGATGGCCGACTCCGACGACTCCGAGACCTTCCTCGAACTCGACCGCTCGTTCCACCTGCTCACCTACACGGGCACGCAGACCGTCGTGCTGACCGAGCTCGTGCACCGGCTCTGGAACCGCACGCAGGCCTATCGGCGCGTGTACACGGGGCTCATGGATGCTCGCGCACGCCGCACCGTGCACGACGAGCACCGGCTCATCGTCGGGGCCTTGCGCGACCACGACATCGACGCGGCCGAGTCGCTGCTCGCCGGCCACATTCGACGCACGCGGCGCCAGCTCGCGAGTCACCCCGAGGTGTTCGCCGCGCGGGAGGAGTCGAGCTGA
- a CDS encoding cupin domain-containing protein, whose protein sequence is MMQFDVGSELRRVREARKLSLRAVASAVGVSASLLSQVETGKTQPSVSTLYALVNHLGISLDGLMGTNRVAATPLGLSPVGSAGSAPDPDGNRRSDSVVQRREDNPVIEMENGVTWERLAVGDTGIADPLIVTYEPSASSSLEGKMMRHAALEYGVLLEGRLTLRIDFETYDLEPGDSFCFDASRPHLYINAGDVPARGIWFVIGRREMAYQSLSDLGHDDEAEVRPISSAVDVLQAMKAMRPEKRR, encoded by the coding sequence ATGATGCAGTTCGATGTCGGATCTGAACTGCGTCGTGTGCGCGAGGCCCGCAAGCTGAGCCTGCGCGCCGTCGCCTCCGCCGTGGGCGTGTCGGCGAGCCTGCTCTCGCAGGTCGAGACGGGCAAGACCCAGCCCTCGGTGAGCACCCTCTACGCCCTCGTCAACCACCTCGGCATCTCGCTCGACGGGCTCATGGGCACGAACCGCGTCGCCGCCACCCCGCTCGGCTTGAGCCCGGTGGGTTCGGCGGGGAGCGCCCCCGACCCCGACGGCAATCGCCGGAGCGACTCGGTGGTGCAGCGCCGGGAGGACAACCCGGTCATCGAGATGGAGAACGGCGTGACATGGGAGCGCCTGGCCGTGGGCGACACGGGCATCGCCGACCCCCTCATCGTCACCTACGAGCCCTCGGCCTCCTCCTCGCTCGAGGGCAAGATGATGCGGCATGCCGCGCTCGAGTACGGCGTGCTGCTGGAGGGGCGGCTCACCCTTCGGATCGACTTCGAGACCTACGACCTCGAGCCGGGCGATTCGTTCTGCTTCGACGCATCCCGCCCGCACCTGTACATCAACGCCGGCGACGTTCCCGCCCGCGGCATCTGGTTCGTCATCGGTCGCCGCGAGATGGCGTACCAGTCGCTCAGCGACCTGGGCCACGACGACGAGGCCGAGGTGCGTCCCATCTCGTCCGCGGTCGACGTGCTGCAGGCCATGAAGGCGATGCGGCCCGAGAAGCGCCGCTGA